From Cataglyphis hispanica isolate Lineage 1 chromosome 19, ULB_Chis1_1.0, whole genome shotgun sequence, one genomic window encodes:
- the LOC126856696 gene encoding uncharacterized protein LOC126856696 isoform X2 — MFRQLLFLFAILATVYASGEFVVLHSPDSVEFTVNGEIEQSSLKEVLSAALGYTGKQKDADHNIAIWDPFSIPQALVVIACDGMEMLPPMEDKNKITYSLIVDEMEETTWQAIRSRIEERSNDNTLVRINLSDGVDALGQSALGELKPTNIEKLKFLNLEIEEDRKFVEEMALLHAIADNASSAKKHDSGTDVYWLVVSALRAVLDLHGNTSAVANEAYMLLNDAMEHVSKAFVNAYDGKVVISAFTNDASKVRNARSVLLERQRRDTKQDGEQDEQNNKKDEEEIDNMNSTNEPNTVDSTTERTGVQDDNGTSEKSVLDSDNKEYKIDTNTQTIGQPEFSGRSKTYTENYPVIFNILLWFGVIFFFSLLAICIAIADMDPGRDSIIYRMTSNRMKKDN, encoded by the exons ATGTTTCGGCAATTGTTGTTTCTTTTCGCCATTCTTGCCACag TTTATGCCAGTGGCGAATTCGTCGTTCTTCATTCACCTGATAGTGTAGAATTTACTGTAAATGGAGAGATTGAGCAAAGCAGTCTCAAGGAGGTCTTATCCGCAGCTCTTGGTTATACTGGGAAGCAG AAAGATGCAGATCACAACATTGCTATTTGGGATCCGTTTTCAATTCCCCAAGCATTGGTTGTTATAGCGTGTGATGGAATGGAGATGTTACCTCCTATGGAAGACAAGAACAAAATCACATATTCTTTGATTGTTGATGAAATGGAAGAGACCACCTGGCAAGCAATTAGAAGCAGAATAGAGGAACGAAGCAATGATAACACTTTGGTCAGAATTAATTTAAGCGATGGAGTTGATGCT CTAGGCCAATCGGCTCTCGGCGAGCTGAAACCAACTAACATAGAGAAATTAAAGTTTCTAAACTTGGAAATTGAGGAGGATCGCAAATTCGTCGAGGAGATGGCTCTTCTTCATGCTATTGCTGATAATGCGTCCTCTGCGAAAAAACATGACTCTGGCACAGATGTTTATTGGTTGGTGGTTTCAGCACTTAGAGCAGTTCTGGATCTTCATGGGAACACCTCGGCAGTGGCCAATGAGGCATATATGCTACTAAATGATGCAATGGAACATGTATCTAAGGCTTTTGTGAATGCTTATGATGGCAAG GTTGTTATTTCGGCATTCACGAATGACGCAAGCAAGGTGAGGAACGCCCGCTCGGTGCTTCTTGAGAGGCAGCGTAGAGATACTAAG CAAGACGGCGAACAAGAcgagcaaaataataaaaaggatgAAGAGGAGATAGATAATATGAATAGTACTAACGAGCCCAACACTGTCGACAGCACTACTGAACGTACGGGCGTTCAGGATGATAACGGAACGTCGGAAAAGTCCGTCCTGGACTCCGATAATAAGGAATATAAGATAGATACTAACACACAAACAATAGGACAG CCTGAATTTTCCGGCCGTTCGAAAACTTACACAGAAAATTATCCTGTCATCTTCAACATACTGCTGTGGTTTGgtgttattttcttcttctcgctGTTAGCCATTTGCA TCGCCATCGCGGATATGGATCCAGGACGGGACTCTATCATTTACAGAATGACATCGAACCGAATGAAGAAAGACAATTAa
- the LOC126856696 gene encoding ATPase H(+)-transporting accessory protein 2 isoform X3, whose amino-acid sequence MFRQLLFLFAILATVYASGEFVVLHSPDSVEFTVNGEIEQSSLKEVLSAALGYTGKQKDADHNIAIWDPFSIPQALVVIACDGMEMLPPMEDKNKITYSLIVDEMEETTWQAIRSRIEERSNDNTLVRINLSDGVDALGQSALGELKPTNIEKLKFLNLEIEEDRKFVEEMALLHAIADNASSAKKHDSGTDVYWLVVSALRAVLDLHGNTSAVANEAYMLLNDAMEHVSKAFVNAYDGKVVISAFTNDASKVRNARSVLLERQRRDTKAYKTNSVKSAGGAKGAPISSDINNFFVKPEFSGRSKTYTENYPVIFNILLWFGVIFFFSLLAICIAIADMDPGRDSIIYRMTSNRMKKDN is encoded by the exons ATGTTTCGGCAATTGTTGTTTCTTTTCGCCATTCTTGCCACag TTTATGCCAGTGGCGAATTCGTCGTTCTTCATTCACCTGATAGTGTAGAATTTACTGTAAATGGAGAGATTGAGCAAAGCAGTCTCAAGGAGGTCTTATCCGCAGCTCTTGGTTATACTGGGAAGCAG AAAGATGCAGATCACAACATTGCTATTTGGGATCCGTTTTCAATTCCCCAAGCATTGGTTGTTATAGCGTGTGATGGAATGGAGATGTTACCTCCTATGGAAGACAAGAACAAAATCACATATTCTTTGATTGTTGATGAAATGGAAGAGACCACCTGGCAAGCAATTAGAAGCAGAATAGAGGAACGAAGCAATGATAACACTTTGGTCAGAATTAATTTAAGCGATGGAGTTGATGCT CTAGGCCAATCGGCTCTCGGCGAGCTGAAACCAACTAACATAGAGAAATTAAAGTTTCTAAACTTGGAAATTGAGGAGGATCGCAAATTCGTCGAGGAGATGGCTCTTCTTCATGCTATTGCTGATAATGCGTCCTCTGCGAAAAAACATGACTCTGGCACAGATGTTTATTGGTTGGTGGTTTCAGCACTTAGAGCAGTTCTGGATCTTCATGGGAACACCTCGGCAGTGGCCAATGAGGCATATATGCTACTAAATGATGCAATGGAACATGTATCTAAGGCTTTTGTGAATGCTTATGATGGCAAG GTTGTTATTTCGGCATTCACGAATGACGCAAGCAAGGTGAGGAACGCCCGCTCGGTGCTTCTTGAGAGGCAGCGTAGAGATACTAAG GCTTATAAAACTAACAGTGTTAAATCCGCTGGTGGCGCAAAGGGAGCGCCAATTAGTTcagacattaataattttttcgtcaAG CCTGAATTTTCCGGCCGTTCGAAAACTTACACAGAAAATTATCCTGTCATCTTCAACATACTGCTGTGGTTTGgtgttattttcttcttctcgctGTTAGCCATTTGCA TCGCCATCGCGGATATGGATCCAGGACGGGACTCTATCATTTACAGAATGACATCGAACCGAATGAAGAAAGACAATTAa
- the LOC126856696 gene encoding uncharacterized protein LOC126856696 isoform X1 translates to MFRQLLFLFAILATVYASGEFVVLHSPDSVEFTVNGEIEQSSLKEVLSAALGYTGKQKDADHNIAIWDPFSIPQALVVIACDGMEMLPPMEDKNKITYSLIVDEMEETTWQAIRSRIEERSNDNTLVRINLSDGVDALGQSALGELKPTNIEKLKFLNLEIEEDRKFVEEMALLHAIADNASSAKKHDSGTDVYWLVVSALRAVLDLHGNTSAVANEAYMLLNDAMEHVSKAFVNAYDGKVVISAFTNDASKVRNARSVLLERQRRDTKAYKTNSVKSAGGAKGAPISSDINNFFVKQDGEQDEQNNKKDEEEIDNMNSTNEPNTVDSTTERTGVQDDNGTSEKSVLDSDNKEYKIDTNTQTIGQPEFSGRSKTYTENYPVIFNILLWFGVIFFFSLLAICIAIADMDPGRDSIIYRMTSNRMKKDN, encoded by the exons ATGTTTCGGCAATTGTTGTTTCTTTTCGCCATTCTTGCCACag TTTATGCCAGTGGCGAATTCGTCGTTCTTCATTCACCTGATAGTGTAGAATTTACTGTAAATGGAGAGATTGAGCAAAGCAGTCTCAAGGAGGTCTTATCCGCAGCTCTTGGTTATACTGGGAAGCAG AAAGATGCAGATCACAACATTGCTATTTGGGATCCGTTTTCAATTCCCCAAGCATTGGTTGTTATAGCGTGTGATGGAATGGAGATGTTACCTCCTATGGAAGACAAGAACAAAATCACATATTCTTTGATTGTTGATGAAATGGAAGAGACCACCTGGCAAGCAATTAGAAGCAGAATAGAGGAACGAAGCAATGATAACACTTTGGTCAGAATTAATTTAAGCGATGGAGTTGATGCT CTAGGCCAATCGGCTCTCGGCGAGCTGAAACCAACTAACATAGAGAAATTAAAGTTTCTAAACTTGGAAATTGAGGAGGATCGCAAATTCGTCGAGGAGATGGCTCTTCTTCATGCTATTGCTGATAATGCGTCCTCTGCGAAAAAACATGACTCTGGCACAGATGTTTATTGGTTGGTGGTTTCAGCACTTAGAGCAGTTCTGGATCTTCATGGGAACACCTCGGCAGTGGCCAATGAGGCATATATGCTACTAAATGATGCAATGGAACATGTATCTAAGGCTTTTGTGAATGCTTATGATGGCAAG GTTGTTATTTCGGCATTCACGAATGACGCAAGCAAGGTGAGGAACGCCCGCTCGGTGCTTCTTGAGAGGCAGCGTAGAGATACTAAG GCTTATAAAACTAACAGTGTTAAATCCGCTGGTGGCGCAAAGGGAGCGCCAATTAGTTcagacattaataattttttcgtcaAG CAAGACGGCGAACAAGAcgagcaaaataataaaaaggatgAAGAGGAGATAGATAATATGAATAGTACTAACGAGCCCAACACTGTCGACAGCACTACTGAACGTACGGGCGTTCAGGATGATAACGGAACGTCGGAAAAGTCCGTCCTGGACTCCGATAATAAGGAATATAAGATAGATACTAACACACAAACAATAGGACAG CCTGAATTTTCCGGCCGTTCGAAAACTTACACAGAAAATTATCCTGTCATCTTCAACATACTGCTGTGGTTTGgtgttattttcttcttctcgctGTTAGCCATTTGCA TCGCCATCGCGGATATGGATCCAGGACGGGACTCTATCATTTACAGAATGACATCGAACCGAATGAAGAAAGACAATTAa